The genomic region TGTCGAGAGTCCTCTCATCGCAGCTGCCAAAAAGCTCGACAAGCTTGATGCCCCAGCATGGCAGATTGGCATCCAGTTCTTCCAGGTGGGGCGCGACGAGGAGGCCAAGAAGCATCTCAAGCAGCTAGATGATGAGCTCGCGGAGATTTCCGGTGATGATGATCTGCGGGACATCGTCGATACGGTGCCGTTCACAGGCGCGGAAGGAACGCATCTGACTGGCGATGGTATTCTCAAAGTCGTACTTGGTGCTGTCAATAGACGTCTGGATCGCAAGAAGAGTAAGGATCTTCACAGATAGTAGAAAGGAGGGCTTTGGGATGGCGTTCAAGGCGTGTGGTAGATACCCTTGCTTTGGTGGCGGCTACGGTATCGAGAGGTGAGCCTGCACGAAGCAGCAGCGAAGAAACCTACGTAGGCTTTTCTGTGAAAGCGGCAGCTCGTTCTACCGGACAGGCCCTCTCTATAGCGGACATTGCATAGTGCAGAACCTCACATCCCCCTGGGTCCACATCTCATCATTTCAATAGTACACTCATGCTTGAAGAACGCTTCATGATCACATGTTAGCAGCGCATAATCTTCATTGACCAGAAAGCTCATGCTCCTTCCTCACTCTTCCGACCTCACGCTCACAACCACCAAACCAGCATCCACCACCTCCACTCAACCACATACCTCCACCAGACGGCCGCCATGCGTATTTATCAGCTCACACTCACGCTCGTCACGTTGTACCTACTCAAATGCCTGTTCGAAGGTACCTCAATATGCCTTTACCGACCAGACGGCGCGTGCTGGTGTCTCAGCTTAACGTATACTGCTGGAAATGATACTCGGGATGCTGTGGGGTTACGAGGGTGAGCATACATCTTTCGGGCTAAGGCTTCTACGAAGGAGGGGGAGGCGAGGGAAGGTATGAAGCAGGTGGTATGTCGTTCTGGCCGGTAGGAAGAGGGCGGTGCTGACATGAAGTGGCCAGGAGAATGAGAACATTGTGTTCTGAGGCTGATGGTCCACGTCAGTCGAAGTTCGATCGCCGCAATCACAAGTCCACATCTGCTCATACAAAAAGGCTATCGCCAAGGGTAAGTAGCTCTAAGCCTTCGCTGCTTCTACTATGAAGTTATGGGTATCAATATAGGTCATCAATCATCAAAAGCTCGCTCCAGACCGTCATAACTCCGTACGTCCCAAATGTTTGGCTTTCATCAGTAATACTCTACATCCTCAAGTCCGTCATCGTGGCCAGCGTCGTCATCAAAGTCATCCGCGTTACTGGCAGCCTTCCTCATTTTCCTCGGCTTCAGAACAAGATACTGCGACAGGAGCATCGATCGAGTATCTTCGTCCAGCTCGTTGAGTTTCAGGTGACATAGCTCCCTCCCTGCAATGGAGAATATGAATGAGCCTGCCTTCTCGCCACCATAAAACTCTGGCCAGCGCGCAAGACAGGAAGCCTTTAGCTTCTCCCACGTAGTGTAGCCTTTGCCCTGTCGTCTCAGCCACTCAACAGCGAACACACTCTGTGGGTCGAGAGGCTGTATGCTGTCATACACAGCTCGTGTCCTGGCAACGGCCTCTGGGAATGGACCAGCTGCGTTTGCTGCGCCCCATTCCTGTTTCACCCGCAACAAGTTGTCCTTGAGCTTCAACAGTTCTTGTAGCATGTCAGACCCTTTGGTGGATGCCTCTATGGTCTGCTTGTAGAACTTGCTGAGGTCGTCGTCGTAGGCACCAGCTGGTTCGAGGATGTGACTGGCACGGATCATGCCATCCTTGACGATTGGGTCGACCACCTGGAAATAGACGAAGTCTATAATGTTGTTGGTAACCTTTGTCTTGTTGACACGATAATGGGCAGGATTTTTGACCTTCGTCTCATCTTCGGGCCTCGTGTACTCCCAATAGGCAGGCTTCGGCATATCTGACGACAGGTTCCGTGACTTCTGGAAAGCATCGAAGTCTGCCGGCGTATAGTCGTAGCCCTGCTTATCGGCATCAACAAGGTAATCGTGGAGGAACACGAGTTCGTTTGCTGCAACTTCGTCAATCGTGCCCCGTGCATATATGAAGCGCTCGTAGAACAGTGTCACTATGCCAAGCATCTTAGCTGACATCCTCGTACAGCACATCGACCCAAGGAAGCTGCACCATTGGCTCTCTGAGCGCGAATCTCGAACAAGATCTTCCAGCAAACGTTTGTCCTTGCGAATTCCAAAGTTCTCTGGAGGAGGGGGTGTCCATGGTGCGGGCGCATTCTTAAACGGGCTCACCAGCTTGGAGTCCCAGGTGAACCAGAATGCATCTCCGTCGTAGTCACCTCCTTGGAGCATGCTGGCAAGAGGTCGCATTCCCTTCGAGGAGAAGATGATGAAGTTCTTGAATCTTGCCAAACGCGGATTAAACACCACCCTGACGCGTTGTATGTCCCAAGGTGCCAGAGCTGGGTTTCGACACACCAAAACCTCGATCTTATCTAGATACCACCAAGACTCTCCAGTCGACGGGTCGGTGAAGGGCGAGCCGAAGATAACGCATACTTCACCAGGCTCGAGGCATCCATACGGATCGGCCATGCCTTTGAGCGTGGTAGACTTGTTGAGCACCACCTTGAACTTTGTTTTCTTCAGGTCGAAGTATGAGTTGGCCATGACTTGGATCTGGCGGGCCAGGTACTTGCAGCTCTTGGGATCAAAGCCGTTCTCCAGCATTGCGATAATTCGCTCCTCGAAAGACTCTGGGAACCCGCTGGCAAAGTTTTTGATACCAGTCTCGCGTGTTCGTGCCTCAAAGAACTCGTTGTGCGAGGCGAGCCATCGCCGAATCGGCATTGGGCCTGGGGCCTCCAGTGCAGTCAAGAACTCGTTCACTTCGGTTTGCACTTGTGTCTGAACGACCTCGCGGATCGCCTCCTTGGGCACACCTCTGTCACACAAGATTGGGAGAAAAGCTTGATGTAGGATCGAAGGTCGTGCACCAGAATTTGGATTGACGACACAGACCGACAACACCTCGTCATCGCACTCCTCGAGGCTATCCCTAAAGACTTTGAGCTGACTTTGCGACAGTTTGATGAGCGGTCCCGCGGGCTTCGTGCCATAACCAGTGTACTCTTCATCGTCGAGATACCAAAGGCCTTTCGCTCCCGCAGTCCGCATCTGTAGTCCAGCTGGCACACTCTCCAGACCCGCTTTCCTCATGTACTGGTGCGCGATCCACGGATGCAGTCCAGAACATCCATCATTCATGACCATTTTCGGGTCGTACCTCTCACAGAACTGACGTGCTAACTTTGGATCCTCGAACGTCCGATCTGCCTTGTGGCGGGTCGGGCCTTGATCTGGAACGCCATAAGCAAAGTCCGATGGCTTGAGCACGACTGCTACAATCGTCCTCGATAGCAGTAGTTCCAATCGCATGAATGCTTTACGCGCAGCTTGTTGACAGTTCGTGCGGAAAGGCAGAGCCCATTCCATCAGATCGCCGATTGACATGCCGTCCTTTGGACAGACCATGATCAGACGGTTCATACTTGCTGAAGCTCGACCTTCGAAGGCCGACTTCTTTTTGTTCGGCTGCAGGAAGAAGGGATACCATGTTCTCCCGAGGAACTCATGAGGCTTGTCGAGCCAGTCTCTGAAACGAGCCTGTATGTCAACTCCCGGCACATGATGAGGCGGTCTGGCCAGATCTGGCAGCTCCACATACAGCACCCTGTCCGCGCCGAGGTACCTCTGGAGACTGCAAGCAGTATCTCGTCGTTCAATCTGAACCGTGATCTTAAGAGCCGGCAGCGTTCTTGCGCCAACCCATTCAAGCCTCGCGTTCCTTGTCAGAACCTCGTAGTCCTTGAGGCCTGTTTGCTGTTCCGGCTTTGTGAAGTGTATCTCACGTCCTATCAGAAACTCGTACAGCGATGCCAGACTGTGGTGCACCCATTCGCTTTCTAAGGTTTCTATTGCGATCTTGCTGGGTTGCAGAAGCCGCTGCAGCTCCCACTGAAGTTCGAATGGCAGAAACCGAAAGTGACAAGGAAATCGTATGTCGACCAGTTCCACATCAGCTGAGCTGGACGAATCATGCGAAGTGGGTTGCGTGGTTTCTTGCTGGCGATGTGCTGCAAGCTTCTCGTTATGAATACGCTTCTGCTCTCCTGAACGGCCAAGCGTGACTTGCTTGGTGGGAGTAATGCGCCTCACTGGCTCAGGAGACGGAATAGTCTCACTGAACGCATCAGACATGTCAAGATCTTGCATCTTTGTGTCTTCGGCAGAGGCTTCACAGTTTGCTTCGGCATCCCGTAACTTCTGGAGTGCCAGATCCACGGTGTGGGGGTCCAACGAGCCATACCAAGTCGATTGCGACTCACGAGGCGAGCGGGGTGTATCAGAAGTAAGATCGACGACTGTTCTCGCACCTCGGACGGTGCTGCTGGAGTTCTGCGGCGATTCAGCCCTCTGCGCCATGGCCATCAGCTCTGCAGCATCAGTTGAGCACATCGAGGAAAGATAGTTGGACTCTCGTCCTCGTTTTGTCGGTTCATAGTCGCTAGCGAAAGAAGTTGTTGCTGTGTCTGGAGTTCCTGACGAGCCTGCATTGGACCAGAACGAGCTTTTGGCGAAGGAAGTGTTGGCAGCTGTGGAGGCGAAAGACGTCACTGGGTTGACGATTGGGGGAGGTGGCTTAATTGGACTGGAAGCTGACTTGTCGTCCGTCTTCTTGGCTGACTTAGTGATGGCGAAGTGTTGTTTTATGGACCTTGTAGCTGGCGTGGGCGAAGATGGTGCACTGTAGGGTTGTGTAGGGTCTGGGACATTCGTGGTCTTCAGGACCTTGCGAGGAGTCGCACACATCCTCTTCGTGGCATCCACTGGACCTTGGAGGGTATCGCGTAGAAGCTGCAGTCTTGTCTGTCGTGTCGAGACCTGAAGCACAGGAAAGGTCCGGAAGAATGTGGTGATAGCAGACTCCAGCGCAGCTTGGTCCTTCCACCATAGCAAGTGATACTGTTTGAACACATAAGTTCCCAGATCCTCAGAAGACTTTGCTGGAGAAGATGCCTCATTGTGAGGAATGTCTATCGCCGCCCTGCGGCAAAGATTACTGAGGTCCTCCTTCAAGTGACGAGGATTCGCATTGGGGATACCGGACGCCGGAGGCTCCATCTCAGTTGACTTGCGCTTCCTCGCCATTGCAATGGCTCCGCGCGGGACGGCGTGGCCTTCTATATGTATTTCGTGGTGAGATAAGGAGCCATTGGACCAGCGTCAATGGCTGTTCGTGTAAACACTCAAACAAAAGGTGAGTTTGAAGCTAGAGCATTGGGCCGTCTGCAGAGGATCGGAACGTTGGCGAACGGGTCATCTGCCGATCGGAGCGGGTCGCGGCTGCCTCCCACGCGTCTCAGTTCGACCACGAATGTGACGCGGTGCACGTGTAGAGTGACTGCACGTGATATGCTTACGGCCTGCGTTCGTGAGCAATACAATCTGTATCTTGAGAGGCAGTAACTGAGCGTTGTTCGTGGACACGTCGGCTGATTCGATGCTGAGCAGGTGACGGTTGACATCCATGGCTGAGATCGGCATGACAATGTCGGTTTTGTGCAGTAGCGTACGAAGGTCAGCAGCAGACTGGGATGAGCAACGTGGGTCTGATCATATTGATGGGAAGCTTTGGAAGGTGCACTGGTACAACAAATCCAGCAGGATGTCTTTGATACACGACCTCGTCAAAACAGTAGGAGGCCTCCATAGCCCGACCACAAGATCAATCGAAAGACGCTCCACTGGCGTTGCGTCCTGGCCTCGAGCGTGTAACTCTGAGTATGCATTGTGTATGATCTCGGCCTGAAACTGTAACAGCTAACCATCCAAGTATTGTGGTTGCCGACGAACAAGATAGGGCGTGAGGTGAGAACGGAACGAAAGGGCAATAATAGCAGATGGGCGCCGTAAATCATGTCTAGCATTACCTTCACCTAAGATGCCGGAATGCCATCGGCGGATGAACGTTAAGTTCCTCCTGTGGTGGGTATGCAAATCTTGGTGTTTTTTCGCCTTTTTCTCCCCCCCCCCATGCTGGGAGTTGCTTACACCTTCATCTCGGTGAGGCCGTGCTTCCAGACTGTGACGTATGGGGTAATACCGTCCTCGCGGTAGTTGAGAAGAACAACCCTGCAAAACCGGTCAGTATATGTGGCCTCTCGTTGTTTTCCACGACATCACTCACATTCCATCTGGGTCCATGGACTCGCCGATCAGGAACTCGTAGTCCTTGAAGTTGGCGATAATCTTCTTGGCGTATGAGGAAGCACCCTTTTCGAACTCGGTGACTGTCTCGTCGCTTGCGCCATTTGCCTTCAGTCCCTCCTTGACCTTCTTCATGTAGCCCTTGAGATGGCTGAGGTAGCTCTTCTTGTCGAAGCTGGTCTCGTTGAGACGGAAAGAGTGGACAATGTCAATGACCTGCTCTGCGGCGTCCTCGGCACCTTCATCGTCGCCGCCCTCAGCAGACGCATTCGCGCCGATGTCGATGTCGCCAACACCGACGGAGATCTTCTTGCAGTCGGCCTCGTAAACGACGCCGTCGATTTCCTTGAGGTCGTAGGAGTCGGAGAGGAGCTCGTCCGAGGTGATCAGATCCTGCGCATATGCTGTCAGTCGAGTCCGAAGGTCTGGAATGGGGAGGCCAGCTTCTCGAGATCGAGTGCCCCACCACAATGGCAGTACGGTGTACTGTGGCTTGTGAGCTGGCTATATACCTTGAAAATAATCATATTCGCGGGTGTGGTTGGAGTGGTGTGAGGGTTGCTGTGGAGGGTGTGTCGGTGGTCTTGAGCGAGCAAGGAGGGACGTTGGTGTGGTTGGTACTTGTACTGGAAGTAAATGCGAAGAAAAATGGAGACGCTTGGTGGGGTTCTACAGAAGCGAGGCGTGAGCACATTTGGGAGCAGCTCAGACACATGTGTGTTGTGGACATTTTGCCGGAGAAGAGCTGTGATTCTGCTCGTGGCTAACGTGGCCAAGTTAGATCCAAGCGCAAGGGTCTGATGGCCCAAGCTTGCCAAGTCCACGCGAAATATCGGCCTGGTCCCGTTTCTTCACCTTCGCTCGGATGATTCTCTCTGGCCAACAGCTCAAGTCAACATCACAAAGCTCGCCGCTGACATTGAGGTATGTCGCGATACTCAGAAGACGTGCCCTTCAGGTAGCCAAGGCCTGCGCTCATTGCTCACCACAATGACACCGCTGCGCCTCTGTCGACCGAGCATGAAGAACCCTTCACGGTGGTCCGCACCGAAGGGCACTCTTTGCGCTCAGGATGGCTCTTGAAGGCTAACAACCACACTGCAGACACCTCAGACCGCAATCCGCGCACTGAGAATCTCACACTACCGCCGACATGGTCAAGACTTCCGTCCTCAACGATGCGCTTAATGCCATCAACAACGCCGAGAAGACTGGAAAGCGCCAGGTCCTCATCCGCCCAAGCTCCAAGGTCATCGTCAAGTTCCTCCAGGTCATGCAGCGTCACGGTAAGCCCACGCTTTGGATACGTGCCCCTACAGGTTCAGCGCAAGAGGAGGGTCGCGGTAGTTAGGGACGACACCGGGTTGATAACTAGGCAATGGTCTCACAATGTTCCACGACCAACGCCCTTTAAGTGCTCGGAAGATTGAGAGTTTGGCGAGGATCTTACATGTGTTCGGAATCATCGGGTGAAGAGGCACTTTTAAATTCTCGCGACAACCGCTGACACGGTGTTCTACAGGCTACATCGGCGAGTTCGAGGAGGTCGATGACCACCGCAACGGCAAGATCGTCATTCAGTTGAACGGCCGGTAAGTCGAAAGTGACATCTCGTTGCATTGCCATATCCTCTAACACATCTTCAGCCTCAACAAGACCGGCGTCATCAGCCCACGCTACAACGTCCAGCTCAACGACCTCGAGAAGTGGGTTGTCAAGCTCCTGCCATCGCGTCAATTCGGCTACATCGTCCTCACCACCTCTGCTGGCATCATGGACCACGAGGAGGCCAGGAGAAAGCACGTCGCCGGCAAGATCATCGGTTTCTTCTACTAGATGTATCTGAGCTGGGCGCATTGTCGGCTTACGAATGGGTGGCATGAGCTTAGCGCAGCCTAAACGGCTTCAGCTGCCTGAAATCAAAAGTCTTCATCGCTTCATATATGCCGTTCCTTCATAATTCTCGTCTGTGCGTGCCTGTGCCGCCTACGTTAGTGCAAAGCTGGCGGTGACAGTCATTCAGTGCCACTTGACTCAACACAGCTCTAACTTCAACATACAACCTGCAACCCAACTCACGCAAGAACAACACACAGGCTCTCACGCCGTACTACAAAGCTGCAGCAGCCATGCCTCGCAAAGCACGCGCCGCCAATCCCACTCAAACACTCATCATCCAAGGCAACGAGGACGTACCATCGGCTCTCGAGAACAAGGTCACCAACGAGTCACTAGCAAAATGCAACATGCAGTCGCAGTCACCATTGTTCGGCGTACTCCCACCGGAGCTTCGAAACGACATCTTTGAGCTTGCAACGCAGCCGTACGACGACGAGCGACACGTCTACAAACCAAATGCCTACTTCTATCGACCTGGCCACCATGCCAAGCAAAAAGTCGATACAGCGTCCATGCTGACTTGCCGGCGGGTGTGGTTGGAGGCAAATTATTTGCCGATGAGGCAGTTTGAGGTGTGTTACAGAAGGCCGTGGCTTGGCGTCAGAAGCCTTCAATCAAGTCCGTCGACACCAAGCTGACATCTTCCTTTTCCAGCCCACATTTTGGTTCAAAGGTGAAGAACGACGCCCCGACTGGACTCATCAGGCAAAGTCGCCTAGGAGCAAGTACAATCTTCGCCACAGCAGGCCGTCGGTCAATACCACCGAAGAGAATCGTTATAAGACATTCGTAGTGTCCCTGACTGCGGCCAACGTCGACAATCTTCAGACCCTACACTTTCTCGGACAACTCTACTGGCTTGAATCCGATTGTCTTCACCTACTGTTGACGGGCGGCAGCATCCCGACAGTGCCACACGTGAAAGTCACAGTACGGCACACTGACTGGTGGTGGTGGGAGTCAGATGAAGAGCTCCGCCTGGACTATGACTGGATTGTTACACTACTCGCGCAGA from Fulvia fulva chromosome 2, complete sequence harbors:
- a CDS encoding RNA-dependent RNA polymerase 2; translated protein: MARKRKSTEMEPPASGIPNANPRHLKEDLSNLCRRAAIDIPHNEASSPAKSSEDLGTYVFKQYHLLWWKDQAALESAITTFFRTFPVLQVSTRQTRLQLLRDTLQGPVDATKRMCATPRKVLKTTNVPDPTQPYSAPSSPTPATRSIKQHFAITKSAKKTDDKSASSPIKPPPPIVNPVTSFASTAANTSFAKSSFWSNAGSSGTPDTATTSFASDYEPTKRGRESNYLSSMCSTDAAELMAMAQRAESPQNSSSTVRGARTVVDLTSDTPRSPRESQSTWYGSLDPHTVDLALQKLRDAEANCEASAEDTKMQDLDMSDAFSETIPSPEPVRRITPTKQVTLGRSGEQKRIHNEKLAAHRQQETTQPTSHDSSSSADVELVDIRFPCHFRFLPFELQWELQRLLQPSKIAIETLESEWVHHSLASLYEFLIGREIHFTKPEQQTGLKDYEVLTRNARLEWVGARTLPALKITVQIERRDTACSLQRYLGADRVLYVELPDLARPPHHVPGVDIQARFRDWLDKPHEFLGRTWYPFFLQPNKKKSAFEGRASASMNRLIMVCPKDGMSIGDLMEWALPFRTNCQQAARKAFMRLELLLSRTIVAVVLKPSDFAYGVPDQGPTRHKADRTFEDPKLARQFCERYDPKMVMNDGCSGLHPWIAHQYMRKAGLESVPAGLQMRTAGAKGLWYLDDEEYTGYGTKPAGPLIKLSQSQLKVFRDSLEECDDEVLSVCVVNPNSGARPSILHQAFLPILCDRGVPKEAIREVVQTQVQTEVNEFLTALEAPGPMPIRRWLASHNEFFEARTRETGIKNFASGFPESFEERIIAMLENGFDPKSCKYLARQIQVMANSYFDLKKTKFKVVLNKSTTLKGMADPYGCLEPGEVCVIFGSPFTDPSTGESWWYLDKIEVLVCRNPALAPWDIQRVRVVFNPRLARFKNFIIFSSKGMRPLASMLQGGDYDGDAFWFTWDSKLVSPFKNAPAPWTPPPPENFGIRKDKRLLEDLVRDSRSESQWCSFLGSMCCTRMSAKMLGIVTLFYERFIYARGTIDEVAANELVFLHDYLVDADKQGYDYTPADFDAFQKSRNLSSDMPKPAYWEYTRPEDETKVKNPAHYRVNKTKVTNNIIDFVYFQVVDPIVKDGMIRASHILEPAGAYDDDLSKFYKQTIEASTKGSDMLQELLKLKDNLLRVKQEWGAANAAGPFPEAVARTRAVYDSIQPLDPQSVFAVEWLRRQGKGYTTWEKLKASCLARWPEFYGGEKAGSFIFSIAGRELCHLKLNELDEDTRSMLLSQYLVLKPRKMRKAASNADDFDDDAGHDDGLEDVEYY
- a CDS encoding Translationally-controlled tumor, translated to MIIFKDLITSDELLSDSYDLKEIDGVVYEADCKKISVGVGDIDIGANASAEGGDDEGAEDAAEQVIDIVHSFRLNETSFDKKSYLSHLKGYMKKVKEGLKANGASDETVTEFEKGASSYAKKIIANFKDYEFLIGESMDPDGMVVLLNYREDGITPYVTVWKHGLTEMKV
- a CDS encoding 40S ribosomal protein S22, with the translated sequence MVKTSVLNDALNAINNAEKTGKRQVLIRPSSKVIVKFLQVMQRHGYIGEFEEVDDHRNGKIVIQLNGRLNKTGVISPRYNVQLNDLEKWVVKLLPSRQFGYIVLTTSAGIMDHEEARRKHVAGKIIGFFY